One region of Hoeflea sp. 108 genomic DNA includes:
- a CDS encoding N-formylglutamate amidohydrolase, which yields MGTGQAAVHAISNAVRVTNRAGRSPYVILCDHASNHLPADFGTLGLAASDMVRHIAWDPGALPVAERLAEGLDATLIESRVSRLAIDCNRPLAAHDLIPEISETTAIPGNAGLTAAEREARIALSWRPFHNAIDEVVAERLRDGRETRLVSVHSFTPVYKGVSRPWHIGIIHDEDGRLASPLVGALHALEGVTVGVNEPYSPEDRVYFTLEHHGRSRGLPCAMIEIRNDEISAQTGQRKWADLLTGIFAELEPEAGEAAPFRPSAGRASQSMA from the coding sequence ATGGGAACGGGCCAGGCTGCTGTGCATGCCATCTCCAATGCTGTCCGCGTGACCAACAGGGCTGGTCGCAGCCCTTACGTCATCCTTTGCGATCACGCGTCGAACCACCTGCCGGCCGACTTCGGCACGCTCGGCCTCGCCGCCTCCGACATGGTCCGGCACATCGCCTGGGATCCGGGCGCGTTGCCTGTCGCCGAGCGTCTCGCCGAAGGGCTCGACGCGACGCTGATCGAATCGCGCGTGTCGCGGCTCGCCATCGACTGCAATCGCCCTCTGGCCGCACATGACCTGATCCCCGAGATCAGCGAGACGACAGCCATTCCCGGCAATGCAGGGCTGACGGCTGCCGAGCGCGAGGCGCGCATCGCGCTGTCGTGGCGGCCGTTCCATAACGCCATCGACGAGGTCGTGGCCGAGCGCCTGCGCGACGGGCGCGAGACACGGCTGGTCTCGGTCCATTCCTTTACGCCGGTCTACAAGGGGGTCTCGCGACCCTGGCACATCGGCATCATCCATGACGAGGACGGCAGGCTGGCATCGCCGCTTGTGGGTGCGCTCCATGCCCTCGAGGGCGTGACGGTGGGCGTCAACGAGCCCTATTCGCCTGAAGACCGCGTCTACTTCACCCTGGAACATCACGGCAGGTCGCGCGGGCTGCCGTGTGCGATGATCGAAATCCGCAATGACGAAATCTCGGCGCAGACCGGGCAGCGGAAATGGGCGGATCTGCTCACGGGCATCTTTGCCGAGCTCGAACCGGAGGCGGGTGAAGCAGCCCCATTCCGGCCGAGCGCCGGCCGCGCGTCTCAATCGATGGCATAA
- a CDS encoding amino acid permease, translating into MASPGYSEHDKSEDVKVLHSMGYAQELERRMSQFSNFAVSFSIICILSGGINSLAQATSGAGGAAIGIGWPLGCFVSLVFAVAMAQISSAYPTAGGLYHWGSILGNRFTGWLTAWFNLLGLVTVLGAINVGTYYFFMGAFGSSYFGLEDTTTTRIIFLAVITGAQALVNHMGIGLTAKLTDFSGYLIFATAIALAIVCLAAADTYEFSRLFTFANYSGEAGGNVWPANSSMWVFLLGLLLPIYTITGYDASAHTSEETLKAAHSVPRAMIGSVLWSALFGYIMLCAFVLMLPSMDEAAKQGWNVFFWAMTERVNPVVKDLLFLAILIAQWLCGLATVTSTSRMIFAFSRDGGLPGSKALAKVSPTYRTPVAAIWTGSILAVLFVWGSSLVSIGDTPVYTIVVACTVIFLFFSFTIPIALGLFAWGTSKWDKMGPFDLGAGVFKLFAILSIIAMVLIFVIGIQPPNDWALYITVGFLVLTAIIWFGFEARRFQGPPIGDEVAKRAADIAAAERAVGESSH; encoded by the coding sequence ATGGCATCACCTGGTTATTCCGAACATGACAAGAGCGAGGACGTCAAAGTCCTCCACAGCATGGGCTACGCCCAGGAACTCGAAAGGAGAATGAGCCAGTTCTCCAACTTCGCGGTTTCGTTCTCCATCATCTGTATTCTGTCGGGCGGCATCAATTCGCTCGCCCAGGCGACTTCGGGCGCCGGCGGCGCTGCCATCGGCATCGGCTGGCCGCTCGGTTGCTTCGTGTCGCTGGTCTTCGCCGTCGCAATGGCGCAGATCAGCTCGGCCTATCCGACGGCCGGCGGCCTCTATCACTGGGGTTCGATCCTCGGCAACCGCTTCACCGGCTGGCTGACCGCCTGGTTCAACCTGCTCGGCCTCGTCACCGTGCTCGGCGCCATCAATGTCGGCACCTACTACTTCTTCATGGGTGCCTTCGGCTCCAGCTATTTCGGTCTCGAAGACACCACCACCACCCGCATCATCTTCCTGGCCGTGATCACCGGGGCGCAGGCGCTGGTGAACCACATGGGTATCGGCCTCACCGCCAAGCTCACCGACTTCTCCGGCTATCTGATCTTCGCAACTGCCATCGCCTTGGCCATCGTCTGCCTGGCTGCGGCGGATACCTATGAGTTCAGCCGTCTCTTCACCTTCGCCAACTATTCGGGCGAGGCGGGTGGCAATGTCTGGCCGGCGAACTCGTCGATGTGGGTGTTCCTGCTCGGCCTTTTGCTGCCGATCTACACTATCACCGGCTACGACGCCTCGGCGCATACTTCCGAAGAAACGCTGAAGGCGGCGCATTCGGTGCCCCGCGCAATGATCGGTTCGGTGCTGTGGTCGGCCCTGTTCGGCTACATCATGCTGTGCGCCTTCGTGCTGATGCTGCCGAGCATGGACGAAGCTGCCAAGCAGGGCTGGAACGTGTTCTTCTGGGCCATGACCGAAAGGGTCAACCCGGTGGTCAAGGACCTGCTCTTTCTTGCGATCCTGATTGCCCAGTGGCTGTGCGGCCTGGCGACGGTGACGTCGACCTCGCGCATGATCTTCGCCTTTTCGCGTGACGGCGGCCTGCCGGGCTCCAAGGCGCTGGCCAAAGTCAGCCCGACCTACCGCACGCCTGTCGCGGCGATCTGGACTGGCTCGATCCTTGCCGTGCTGTTCGTCTGGGGTTCGTCGCTGGTCTCCATCGGCGACACGCCTGTCTACACCATCGTCGTGGCCTGCACGGTCATCTTCCTGTTCTTCTCCTTCACCATCCCGATCGCCCTCGGCCTGTTCGCCTGGGGTACGTCGAAGTGGGACAAGATGGGGCCGTTCGATCTCGGCGCCGGCGTCTTCAAGCTGTTTGCCATCCTGTCGATCATCGCCATGGTGCTGATCTTCGTGATCGGCATCCAGCCGCCGAACGACTGGGCGCTCTACATCACCGTCGGCTTCCTGGTGCTGACCGCCATCATCTGGTTCGGCTTCGAAGCCCGTCGCTTCCAGGGCCCGCCCATCGGCGACGAGGTGGCCAAGCGGGCCGCCGATATCGCTGCGGCCGAGCGTGCCGTCGGCGAAAGCAGTCACTGA
- a CDS encoding efflux RND transporter periplasmic adaptor subunit, with protein MAAWKQFVSAIVILLAAAAGWVMFVPSSRDVLARWGIDWAQASTGKSEQTQSGNGAGGNRQGGRNGAAQTPVVTRPVSSGTINDQLSAIGTGRALNSVVINPYASGRLTEIAVKAGDKIEAGAVIARLDSDSEEIALERARINQGDAEAALERIKALRATNTATTVQQREAELALDTAKLAVRDASLALDRRAITAPISGIVGILPVEAGNYVTSQTTIATIDDRSRIIVDFWVPERFTGLIAADQPVSANSVARPGQVFEGVVSAVDNRLEEQSRTLHIQARIDNDGDALRAGMSFQVSMRFPGDTFPSVDPLAIQWGGDGAFVWALNDGKAKRVPVRIIQRNTDTVLVDAALNSGDQVVTEGIHAVREGAALLVAGSEGAQRSGS; from the coding sequence ATGGCCGCCTGGAAGCAATTTGTCTCGGCAATTGTCATTCTGCTCGCCGCCGCGGCAGGCTGGGTGATGTTCGTGCCGAGCTCGCGCGATGTGCTGGCGCGCTGGGGCATCGACTGGGCCCAGGCCTCCACGGGCAAGTCCGAACAGACGCAGTCCGGCAACGGTGCCGGCGGCAACCGCCAGGGCGGGCGTAATGGTGCTGCCCAGACGCCTGTCGTCACCCGGCCCGTTTCATCGGGCACCATCAACGACCAGCTGTCGGCCATCGGCACCGGACGCGCCCTCAACTCGGTCGTCATCAACCCCTATGCGTCGGGCCGCCTGACCGAGATCGCGGTCAAGGCCGGCGACAAGATCGAGGCTGGCGCCGTCATCGCCAGGCTCGACTCCGATTCCGAAGAGATCGCGCTCGAACGCGCCCGCATCAACCAGGGCGACGCCGAGGCGGCACTGGAGCGCATCAAGGCACTCAGGGCCACCAACACGGCAACGACGGTGCAGCAGCGCGAGGCCGAACTGGCGTTGGATACTGCAAAGCTTGCCGTGCGCGACGCCTCGCTAGCGCTCGACCGCCGCGCCATCACGGCTCCCATTTCCGGCATCGTCGGAATCCTGCCGGTCGAGGCCGGCAACTACGTCACCAGCCAGACGACCATCGCCACCATCGACGACCGTTCGCGCATCATCGTCGACTTCTGGGTGCCGGAGCGTTTTACCGGACTGATCGCAGCCGACCAGCCGGTCTCCGCCAACTCCGTGGCACGGCCGGGCCAGGTTTTCGAGGGCGTGGTCAGCGCCGTCGACAACAGGCTGGAGGAGCAGAGCCGCACCCTGCACATCCAGGCCAGGATCGACAATGACGGCGACGCACTGCGCGCGGGCATGTCGTTCCAGGTGTCGATGCGGTTCCCCGGCGACACCTTCCCATCCGTCGACCCGCTGGCGATCCAGTGGGGCGGCGATGGCGCCTTCGTCTGGGCGCTCAACGACGGCAAGGCCAAGCGCGTGCCCGTCCGCATCATCCAGCGCAACACCGACACCGTGCTGGTCGACGCCGCATTGAACAGTGGCGACCAGGTCGTCACCGAAGGCATCCATGCCGTGCGTGAAGGCGCCGCGCTGCTCGTTGCCGGCAGCGAAGGCGCCCAGCGCAGCGGCTCCTGA
- a CDS encoding MurR/RpiR family transcriptional regulator, translating into MVSSVAELITEKIDSMPAGERRAAQTLIASYPVVGLKTVAEFSQQAGVSSPTILRFVARLGFQNYAEFQSALQDELAAQLQSPASRTTTPLSPLPASSAPMLEAVLENIRETFRHISERQMADVVAQLANQRSHIYLIGGRFTDPLARYMAAHLNLIRPNVTHLVGQESLWRDRLIDMNKRDTLLIFDIRRYQDSLIRFAEKAHQRGTTIVLFTDQWLSPIARFARHVIAGRTAVPSAWDSSSALFVTVETLIGTLTRKLEAEGARRIREIEDLR; encoded by the coding sequence GTGGTTTCAAGCGTTGCAGAACTGATCACCGAGAAGATTGATTCCATGCCGGCCGGCGAGCGCCGCGCCGCGCAGACGCTGATCGCCAGCTACCCCGTGGTCGGCCTCAAGACGGTGGCGGAGTTCTCGCAGCAGGCGGGCGTGTCCTCGCCGACCATCCTGCGCTTCGTTGCCCGTCTCGGCTTCCAGAACTATGCCGAGTTCCAGTCCGCCCTGCAGGACGAGCTGGCAGCACAGCTGCAGTCGCCGGCATCACGCACGACCACGCCACTTTCTCCCCTGCCCGCATCCAGCGCGCCGATGCTGGAGGCCGTGCTCGAAAACATCCGCGAGACCTTCCGCCACATCTCCGAGCGGCAAATGGCCGATGTCGTCGCCCAGCTCGCCAACCAGCGCTCGCACATCTATTTGATCGGCGGCCGCTTCACCGATCCGCTGGCGCGCTACATGGCCGCCCATCTCAATCTGATCCGGCCGAACGTGACCCATCTTGTCGGCCAGGAAAGCCTGTGGCGCGACCGGCTGATCGACATGAACAAGCGCGACACGCTGCTGATCTTCGACATCAGGCGCTACCAGGATAGCCTGATCCGTTTCGCAGAGAAGGCACATCAGCGCGGCACCACCATAGTGCTGTTCACCGACCAGTGGCTGTCACCGATCGCGCGCTTCGCCCGCCATGTCATCGCCGGCCGCACCGCGGTGCCCTCGGCATGGGACTCTTCGTCGGCGCTGTTCGTCACCGTCGAGACGCTGATCGGCACGTTGACCCGCAAGCTCGAAGCCGAGGGCGCACGCCGCATCCGGGAGATCGAGGATCTGCGCTGA
- a CDS encoding efflux RND transporter permease subunit, with protein sequence MSVNHTDNAEKGITALFVRRPVLAFVINTLIVVAGLAAFFGVEVRELPDVDRPVITVSTTYSDAAAEIVDREVTAVVEGAVARVTGVKSISSASSYGSSRVTVEFNDGVDLNVAASDMRDAVGRVTNSLPDDADAPRIVKADANADAVMRLAVTSDTMPVEDMTILVEDQIVDVLASVDGVADVQTYGDRAKIFRVDIDQAKVASLGLTLADLSNALASVSFDAPAGSLTVGSQDIIVRASAAVQTPEAFEAIIINGKTKLGDVAKVTLGGDPGSTSLRSDGKTGIGIGIVRQAQSSTLDISKGVRAAAEKIQQTLPEGMSIRVTSDDATFVQGAIHEVEIALVLSVTIVLLVIYAFLQDWRATLIPGFAMPVAMIGTIAGIYLAGFSVNILTLLAMVLATGLVVDDAIVVLENIVRRRNEGMGPRAAAVLGTQEVFFAVVATTATLAAVFIPISFLPGQTGGLFREFGFVLAISVLLSSVVALSLCPMLASRMLTEKSIEHGHSGILGKLGGKLAAIYKSCLLACLNAPIIVILVSVLFAGAAYIAFGNVRQELTPTEDRSMVMLRISAPQGVSLDYTTSQMRRIETLIEPLRKSGEIESTFVSGGMGNSKNSGFMVLSLAPWDQRTRTQQQIAADITARTAQVPGVRTSLAQANSLGIRGAGNGLQFALVGNSYAELGDAAAKVLAEMEKDPRFRQPRLSTEATQPQLFVTVDRERASDLGIDIKGLSPALQAMLDGRKISSVFIEDRSYDVKLVSTTNPINDSTDLENIFVKAADGRFVPVSTIATLSERAVPPSLSREQQQRSVAITSGLSDDFALGDALKRVQEIAGPVLPAGSRLLPLAEAATLNETSGSMLTIFGFAIVIILLVLAAQFESFVSAVIIMATVPLGLACAVFALILTGTSLNAYSQIGLVLLVGVMAKNGILVVEFANQLRDRGMGVRQAIEEAATIRLRPVMMTMICTVLGGVPLVLAQGAGAEARIALGWVIVGGLGLATLSTLFLTPVAYLLLGRFITPKVAEEARLKRELEEAAYTGVEPAE encoded by the coding sequence ATGTCCGTGAACCACACCGATAATGCCGAGAAGGGCATCACCGCACTCTTCGTGCGCCGGCCCGTGCTTGCCTTCGTCATCAACACACTGATCGTGGTTGCCGGCCTCGCCGCCTTCTTCGGCGTCGAGGTGCGCGAACTGCCTGACGTCGACCGTCCTGTCATCACCGTCTCGACCACCTACTCCGACGCTGCCGCCGAAATCGTCGACCGCGAGGTGACGGCAGTGGTCGAGGGTGCGGTGGCGCGCGTCACCGGCGTGAAGTCGATCTCATCCGCCTCGTCCTACGGCAGCAGCCGGGTGACTGTGGAGTTCAACGACGGCGTCGACCTCAATGTCGCCGCCTCCGACATGCGCGATGCGGTCGGCCGCGTCACCAACTCCCTGCCCGACGACGCGGACGCCCCGCGCATCGTCAAGGCCGACGCCAATGCCGATGCGGTGATGCGTCTTGCCGTCACCTCCGACACCATGCCGGTCGAGGACATGACCATCCTGGTCGAGGACCAGATCGTCGACGTGCTCGCTTCGGTCGACGGCGTCGCCGACGTCCAGACCTATGGCGACCGCGCCAAGATCTTCCGCGTCGACATCGACCAGGCAAAGGTCGCGAGCCTTGGCCTGACGCTGGCCGACCTCTCCAACGCACTGGCGAGCGTCTCCTTCGACGCGCCGGCCGGCTCGCTCACCGTCGGCAGCCAGGACATCATCGTCCGGGCGAGCGCCGCCGTACAGACGCCTGAGGCCTTCGAGGCAATCATCATCAACGGCAAGACCAAGCTCGGCGACGTCGCCAAGGTGACGCTGGGCGGCGATCCAGGCTCGACCTCGCTGCGCTCCGACGGCAAGACCGGCATCGGCATCGGCATCGTCCGCCAGGCCCAGTCGAGCACGCTCGACATCTCCAAGGGCGTGCGCGCGGCGGCCGAAAAGATCCAGCAGACGCTGCCCGAGGGCATGAGCATCCGCGTCACCTCCGACGACGCCACCTTCGTGCAGGGTGCCATCCACGAGGTCGAGATCGCGCTGGTCCTGTCGGTGACCATCGTGCTGCTCGTCATCTACGCGTTCCTGCAGGACTGGCGCGCCACGCTGATTCCCGGCTTCGCCATGCCGGTGGCGATGATCGGCACCATTGCCGGCATCTATCTCGCCGGCTTCTCGGTCAACATCCTCACGCTTCTGGCGATGGTGCTTGCAACGGGCCTTGTCGTCGACGACGCCATCGTTGTGCTTGAAAACATCGTGCGCCGGCGCAACGAGGGCATGGGGCCGCGTGCGGCGGCCGTGCTCGGCACGCAGGAGGTGTTCTTCGCCGTCGTTGCGACGACCGCGACGCTCGCTGCCGTGTTCATCCCGATCTCCTTCCTGCCCGGCCAGACCGGCGGCCTGTTCCGCGAGTTCGGCTTCGTGCTGGCGATTTCCGTGCTCTTGTCCTCCGTCGTGGCACTGTCGCTGTGCCCGATGCTCGCTTCGCGCATGCTGACCGAAAAGAGCATCGAGCACGGCCATTCCGGCATTCTCGGCAAGCTTGGCGGCAAACTGGCCGCCATCTACAAAAGCTGCCTGCTCGCCTGCCTCAACGCGCCCATCATCGTCATCCTGGTGTCGGTGCTGTTTGCCGGCGCCGCCTACATCGCCTTTGGCAATGTGCGCCAGGAACTGACACCGACCGAAGACCGTTCGATGGTGATGCTGCGCATTTCGGCGCCACAGGGCGTCAGCCTCGACTACACGACTTCGCAGATGCGCCGCATCGAAACGCTGATCGAACCGCTGCGCAAATCCGGCGAGATCGAAAGCACCTTCGTCAGCGGCGGCATGGGCAACAGCAAGAACAGCGGCTTCATGGTGCTGTCGCTGGCGCCCTGGGACCAGCGCACCCGCACCCAGCAGCAGATCGCCGCCGACATCACCGCCCGCACCGCCCAGGTGCCCGGCGTGCGCACGTCGCTTGCCCAGGCCAACAGCCTTGGCATCCGGGGCGCCGGCAACGGCCTGCAATTCGCCCTGGTCGGCAACAGCTATGCCGAACTCGGCGACGCCGCCGCCAAGGTGCTGGCCGAAATGGAGAAGGACCCGCGCTTCCGCCAGCCACGCCTGTCTACCGAGGCGACGCAGCCGCAACTCTTTGTCACCGTCGACCGCGAACGCGCCTCCGACCTCGGCATCGACATCAAGGGCCTGTCCCCTGCCCTTCAGGCAATGCTCGACGGCCGCAAGATATCAAGCGTCTTCATCGAGGACCGCTCCTACGACGTGAAGCTTGTATCGACCACCAACCCGATCAACGATTCGACCGACCTCGAGAACATCTTCGTCAAGGCGGCCGACGGCCGCTTCGTGCCGGTGTCGACCATCGCCACCCTGTCCGAGCGCGCCGTGCCGCCGTCGCTGTCGCGCGAGCAGCAACAGCGCTCGGTCGCCATCACCTCGGGGCTGTCTGACGACTTCGCCCTCGGCGACGCGCTGAAGCGCGTGCAGGAAATCGCAGGCCCCGTGCTGCCCGCCGGCAGCAGGCTCTTGCCGCTTGCCGAAGCCGCAACGCTGAATGAAACCAGCGGCAGCATGCTGACCATCTTCGGCTTCGCCATCGTCATCATCCTTCTGGTGCTCGCCGCCCAGTTCGAGAGCTTCGTCTCGGCCGTCATCATCATGGCGACAGTGCCGCTGGGCCTCGCCTGCGCCGTCTTCGCGCTGATCCTGACGGGCACCTCGCTGAACGCCTACAGCCAGATCGGCCTGGTGCTGCTTGTCGGCGTCATGGCCAAGAACGGCATCCTTGTCGTCGAATTCGCCAACCAACTGCGCGACCGCGGCATGGGCGTGCGCCAGGCGATCGAGGAAGCCGCGACCATCCGCCTGCGGCCTGTGATGATGACCATGATCTGTACGGTGCTCGGCGGCGTGCCGCTGGTTCTGGCGCAGGGCGCCGGAGCCGAGGCCCGTATCGCGCTGGGCTGGGTGATCGTCGGCGGCCTCGGCCTCGCCACGCTCTCCACCCTGTTCCTGACCCCGGTGGCCTATCTGCTGCTCGGTCGCTTCATCACCCCCAAGGTGGCGGAAGAGGCCAGGCTCAAGCGCGAGTTGGAGGAAGCCGCCTATACCGGCGTGGAACCTGCCGAATAG
- a CDS encoding MaoC family dehydratase, with the protein MSLKSITVDELQASVGKEIGVSPWRTVTQTMIDQFADATDDHQFIHCDPERAAAETPFGGTIAHGFLTLSLLSPMTFDTLPPVEGGSMGINQGFEELKFVAPVKTGSRIRTRFVLASLKVRPSGWIQATHDVTIEIEDQKKPALTARWLTMTFVEPKRETA; encoded by the coding sequence ATGAGCCTGAAATCGATCACTGTCGACGAACTTCAGGCCAGCGTCGGCAAAGAGATCGGCGTGTCGCCGTGGCGGACGGTCACCCAGACCATGATCGACCAGTTTGCGGACGCCACCGACGACCACCAGTTCATCCATTGCGACCCGGAACGCGCCGCCGCCGAGACGCCCTTCGGCGGCACCATCGCCCATGGCTTCCTGACGCTGTCGCTGCTGTCGCCCATGACCTTCGACACGCTGCCGCCGGTCGAAGGCGGCAGCATGGGCATCAACCAGGGCTTCGAGGAGCTGAAGTTCGTCGCCCCCGTGAAGACCGGTTCGCGCATCCGCACCCGCTTCGTGCTGGCCAGCCTCAAGGTCCGTCCCTCCGGCTGGATCCAGGCGACCCATGACGTGACGATCGAGATCGAGGATCAGAAGAAGCCGGCGCTGACCGCTCGCTGGCTGACCATGACCTTCGTCGAGCCCAAGCGCGAAACAGCCTGA